In Blastopirellula sp. J2-11, a single genomic region encodes these proteins:
- the lpxK gene encoding tetraacyldisaccharide 4'-kinase — protein MLTAEDFKDYASGRRKGLGGFVMRSMMLAASKLYGVGVRYRNRQYDRGSKPSEEVGAPVVSIGNITLGGTGKTPTAAWLARWFRRQDIRVTLISRGYGAEQGELNDEARELDDLLSDVPHLQNPDRVAAAKVAIEELAAQVVLLDDAFQHRRIARSLDIVLLDATEPFGYGYLFPRGMLREPLEGLVRADVLALTRADAVSAEVRQQIHNQARQYNSQAIWIEMTHRPAHLRNADGDTFPLDQLQGKRVAAFCGIGNPAGFRHTISSCGANLIELKPFPDHYIYRAPDIEALTDWVSKQRVDFLLCTHKDLVKVGVNQLGETPLAAIVIEAEITVGQAELEEQLRKLVAQVPPDAF, from the coding sequence TTGCTAACGGCCGAAGATTTTAAAGATTACGCCAGCGGGCGGCGGAAAGGCTTGGGCGGGTTCGTCATGCGCAGCATGATGTTGGCCGCGTCGAAGCTGTACGGTGTCGGCGTGCGCTATCGCAATCGGCAATATGATCGCGGATCGAAGCCGAGCGAAGAGGTTGGCGCGCCGGTCGTCAGTATCGGCAATATCACGTTGGGCGGAACCGGCAAAACGCCGACCGCCGCTTGGCTGGCGCGTTGGTTTCGCCGACAAGACATTCGGGTCACGCTAATCAGTCGCGGGTATGGCGCCGAGCAAGGCGAGCTGAACGACGAAGCTCGGGAGCTGGATGATTTGCTCTCCGATGTGCCGCATCTGCAAAACCCCGACCGTGTCGCCGCGGCGAAGGTGGCGATAGAAGAGCTGGCCGCGCAAGTTGTGTTGTTGGACGACGCCTTCCAGCATCGGCGGATTGCTCGCTCGCTGGATATCGTGCTGCTCGACGCGACCGAACCATTCGGCTATGGCTATCTCTTTCCTCGCGGCATGCTGCGTGAACCGCTGGAAGGGCTCGTTCGGGCCGATGTGTTGGCGCTGACCCGTGCCGACGCGGTCTCGGCGGAAGTGCGTCAGCAAATTCATAACCAGGCTCGGCAGTACAACAGCCAGGCGATCTGGATCGAGATGACGCATCGTCCGGCCCATCTGCGGAATGCCGACGGCGACACCTTCCCGCTGGATCAGTTGCAAGGCAAGCGGGTTGCGGCCTTTTGCGGGATCGGCAATCCCGCTGGATTCCGCCACACGATCAGCAGTTGCGGCGCAAATCTGATCGAGCTGAAACCGTTCCCCGATCACTATATCTACAGGGCGCCTGACATCGAGGCGCTGACAGATTGGGTCAGTAAGCAGCGAGTCGACTTTCTACTGTGCACCCACAAAGATCTGGTCAAAGTGGGCGTCAACCAACTGGGAGAAACGCCGCTGGCCGCGATCGTGATCGAAGCGGAGATCACCGTCGGGCAAGCCGAATTGGAAGAACAGTTAAGGAAACTGGTCGCCCAGGTTCCGCCAGACGCGTTTTAG
- a CDS encoding histidine phosphatase family protein, translated as MSADSAKITTWMYLIRHGATANNISRPPVLQGCGINGPLVDIGLRQAEETAAFLAKIPLAAIYSSPLLRAMQTAEKIADGRQLTIQPAELLQEVNVGRWEGKDWGWIEANDPTGYQLHHTSPAEHGYPEGENLTQVQARVVPQLEQILDAHVQQHVAVVAHNVVIRSMIAHLLELPLDRVGHIHHDNCGITLVRRRNGKTRLISANSIFHLTSETPRTHSGETY; from the coding sequence ATGTCTGCTGATTCCGCCAAAATTACGACCTGGATGTACCTGATCCGGCATGGCGCCACCGCCAACAACATCAGCCGACCACCGGTGCTGCAAGGTTGCGGCATCAATGGCCCGCTCGTTGACATCGGGCTGCGGCAAGCGGAGGAGACCGCCGCGTTTCTCGCCAAAATTCCGCTAGCAGCGATTTATAGCAGTCCTCTGCTGAGAGCGATGCAAACGGCGGAAAAGATCGCCGATGGTCGCCAATTAACGATTCAACCGGCCGAGTTGCTCCAAGAAGTCAACGTCGGCCGCTGGGAAGGAAAAGACTGGGGCTGGATCGAAGCGAACGATCCCACTGGCTACCAATTGCATCACACGAGCCCGGCTGAGCATGGTTATCCCGAAGGGGAAAACCTGACCCAAGTTCAAGCTCGCGTCGTACCGCAGTTGGAACAAATCCTTGACGCACACGTGCAGCAGCATGTGGCCGTCGTGGCGCACAACGTGGTGATCCGGTCGATGATCGCTCACCTGCTTGAACTGCCGCTCGACCGTGTCGGCCATATTCATCACGACAACTGCGGCATTACGCTGGTTCGTCGTCGCAACGGCAAAACGAGACTCATCTCGGCCAACTCGATCTTTCATCTGACTTCCGAAACGCCGCGCACGCATTCCGGCGAAACCTATTAA
- a CDS encoding tetratricopeptide repeat protein, with protein MADEIKEDIAPEAEVAPKKGWLSMRLRVVIVGVLLSGVLGGLAFILAPHASSSSRETIYTALEKLEEGDYGDARRIAESFVGNYQLPEPEQAIPPYVLGSIAYHDSDQFWSEQDKQRIFMIAARYLRQSSDLGYPEGYATEGNYMLGRSLVLSKQYGKSIPVLLKTYEAAPQYRREIEDMLASAYLADAASSDQQLGDALTWADKYLEVKLLSPQQRDAAMLRRAKILLRLQRLDDAVAAVAEIAKTSPVYIDSLIVLGEVDLARAKLDGPDREQELNAAIDLLRQAADNQLVGTDSTRASSYLLAVALDEAGEKQAALSQASRTRKIYFRTPEGIAAGVLEGRLLRDAGRYAEAVDVYRRTLQDAALEPEFRNPYLTIEQLRIGVTAAIEQFLEKNQFQNAVEIAQALTPPFPHDQSLQTEGDILVRWGETILGQAKAAKLAEADLLRKEARERFRSAGRIYERLAAERFSARSYTEELWKSADAYIDGQDYTKAIEMLDMYSQYEERSRQPRALVAKARALVALDRADEALDLIHECLDFYPRDPVIYDARLLASEAYLEMGDVTLAEEMLQANLNDGRLEPQSTEWQNSLFALGRVLHLEGEMFEAQARVKGILEDSAAVPREAFELLEKSNSSYSMAIKNLKMAVRRYPDDPQTVMARYLAAECHRRSSMLPRKRFRLVDIETQRVRFDKEVKDNLEAALEIYASLVDELTEVFETRGELHPVNADILRNSYFAQGAAYFDLQQFPEAIEAYSTASNRYQNDPIALEAFSQIANCYRLMNQPIEAKGTLEQAKIVLDRLPEDADYGETSHDSADDWRNFIDWLISTL; from the coding sequence ATGGCCGACGAAATCAAGGAAGATATCGCCCCGGAAGCTGAGGTCGCCCCGAAAAAGGGTTGGCTCAGCATGCGGCTGCGCGTGGTGATTGTCGGCGTCTTGCTCTCTGGCGTACTGGGCGGCTTGGCCTTTATTTTGGCCCCCCATGCTTCCAGCAGCAGTCGAGAAACGATCTATACGGCGCTCGAAAAGCTCGAAGAGGGCGACTACGGCGACGCACGACGGATCGCCGAGTCGTTCGTCGGCAACTATCAACTGCCGGAGCCCGAGCAAGCGATACCACCCTATGTGCTTGGTTCGATCGCCTACCATGACTCGGACCAATTCTGGAGTGAGCAAGACAAGCAGCGGATCTTTATGATCGCCGCTCGTTATCTGCGACAATCTTCGGACTTGGGTTATCCCGAAGGGTATGCGACCGAAGGAAACTACATGCTCGGCCGCAGTCTGGTCTTGAGCAAACAGTACGGAAAGAGCATTCCGGTGCTGCTGAAAACCTATGAAGCGGCCCCCCAATATCGTCGTGAAATCGAAGACATGCTGGCCAGCGCCTACCTGGCCGACGCCGCTTCGAGCGATCAACAACTGGGGGATGCGTTAACGTGGGCTGACAAGTATCTGGAAGTCAAGCTTCTCTCTCCACAGCAGCGCGACGCCGCGATGTTGCGACGTGCGAAGATCTTGCTGCGGCTGCAGCGACTGGATGATGCGGTCGCCGCCGTCGCCGAAATCGCAAAAACCTCGCCGGTCTACATTGATTCGCTCATCGTGCTGGGAGAGGTCGACCTGGCTCGCGCGAAACTGGATGGCCCTGATCGTGAACAAGAATTGAACGCCGCGATCGATCTGCTGCGGCAAGCGGCGGACAACCAATTGGTCGGCACCGATTCGACACGCGCCTCTTCTTATTTGTTGGCGGTGGCGCTGGATGAGGCCGGAGAGAAGCAAGCGGCTTTGAGTCAAGCGTCGCGGACGCGTAAGATCTACTTTCGTACGCCGGAAGGAATCGCAGCCGGCGTACTGGAAGGACGCTTGTTGCGAGATGCGGGGCGCTACGCCGAAGCGGTTGACGTTTATCGCCGCACGCTGCAAGACGCCGCGTTGGAGCCGGAGTTTCGTAATCCCTATCTAACGATTGAACAACTGCGGATCGGGGTGACCGCCGCGATCGAACAGTTTTTGGAAAAGAATCAGTTTCAAAACGCGGTCGAAATCGCTCAAGCGTTGACGCCGCCGTTCCCGCATGATCAGTCGCTGCAGACCGAAGGAGATATCTTGGTCCGCTGGGGCGAGACGATCCTTGGGCAGGCGAAAGCCGCCAAGCTCGCCGAGGCGGATCTCCTGCGCAAAGAAGCGCGAGAGCGATTTCGCAGCGCTGGCCGCATCTACGAACGTCTGGCCGCCGAACGGTTTTCGGCCCGCAGCTACACCGAAGAGCTGTGGAAAAGCGCCGACGCCTACATCGACGGGCAAGACTACACCAAAGCGATCGAGATGCTGGACATGTATAGCCAGTACGAAGAGCGTTCGCGTCAGCCGCGGGCCTTGGTCGCGAAAGCCCGAGCGTTGGTTGCCCTGGATCGTGCGGACGAAGCGCTCGATTTGATTCATGAATGCCTTGACTTCTATCCCCGCGATCCGGTTATTTACGACGCGCGGTTACTCGCTTCTGAAGCTTATCTGGAAATGGGTGACGTGACGTTGGCGGAAGAAATGTTGCAAGCCAATCTCAATGATGGCCGCTTGGAGCCGCAGTCGACCGAATGGCAAAACTCGCTATTTGCGCTTGGCCGCGTCTTGCATCTGGAAGGTGAGATGTTTGAAGCGCAAGCCCGCGTCAAAGGGATCTTGGAAGACTCGGCCGCCGTGCCGCGTGAAGCGTTTGAACTGCTGGAGAAAAGTAACAGCTCCTATTCGATGGCGATCAAGAACTTGAAGATGGCCGTGCGACGTTATCCCGACGATCCGCAGACGGTAATGGCCCGCTATTTGGCGGCCGAATGCCATCGTCGTTCTTCCATGCTGCCGCGCAAACGATTTCGCCTGGTCGATATCGAGACGCAGCGCGTTCGTTTTGACAAAGAAGTGAAAGACAACCTGGAGGCGGCGTTGGAGATCTACGCTTCGCTGGTCGACGAGCTGACGGAAGTGTTTGAAACGCGCGGAGAGCTGCACCCGGTGAACGCCGATATTTTGCGGAATAGCTACTTCGCCCAAGGCGCCGCCTATTTTGATCTGCAGCAATTTCCGGAAGCGATCGAAGCCTATTCGACCGCTTCCAACCGTTATCAAAACGATCCGATCGCGCTGGAGGCGTTTTCACAAATCGCCAATTGCTATCGCTTGATGAATCAGCCGATTGAAGCGAAAGGGACGCTCGAACAAGCCAAGATCGTACTCGATCGATTGCCGGAGGATGCGGACTACGGCGAAACGTCGCATGATTCGGC